In Arthrobacter sp. CDRTa11, one DNA window encodes the following:
- a CDS encoding tripartite tricarboxylate transporter permease: MLDSAMAALASLADPSLLIMLLIGTVAGLIMGLIPGLGGTGAVAILLPITFGMEPPQALALLIGALAVVHTSDTVSAVLLGAPGSASASVTMLDGYSMAKKGQAARALTLAFLSSMAGGIIGAVGLTLAIPLARPLVLSFASPELFMLTVLGVSLAAVLSRGNIIKGVSAGLLGLILGMVGTSPTTAEERFTFGSLFLGDGLSLVAVALGIFGLAEIASRASQRRGQKETISLGGGWGQGIREWLTHWTQVIRGALIGIWAGVLPGVGATAGTWMAYGQAVATAKDKRQFGKGDPRGIVGPESANNSVEAGDLIPTLLFGIPGGVPSAMLLGMLLTYGIQPGPSIITEHLDLMYLIVWSFAIASILGALLCFLSVKQLAKLTKVPFAVLAAGLVAIMLLGSFQEGGQLGDLWIMIILGAFGWLLKSTGFPRAPFLIGFVLAIPLERYYFLTDSLYEGFDWMARPGVMVFLAILILPMIWAFIKFIRARRRTNTDDGHRDEQPEDDEAPLKNSAWSLTASGIFFIAFAAALISSASFSPEARLVPQLVSTGGLVFSGILLFIEIRTRLRGRTPKADETLAQEAEGILDTQPAKAGWTLDAKFALKTFLWMTGFLALTAAFGYLIAVTIFIPAFLLIVARARLKVAIIYTGVLYVVLLALPSLLPIDLPQGWLNTLV; the protein is encoded by the coding sequence ATGCTTGATTCAGCAATGGCAGCGCTGGCATCCCTCGCTGACCCCTCCCTGCTCATCATGCTCCTGATCGGCACAGTCGCCGGCCTGATCATGGGCCTCATCCCCGGACTCGGCGGCACGGGCGCCGTCGCGATCCTCCTGCCCATCACGTTCGGCATGGAACCGCCCCAGGCTCTGGCCCTCCTCATTGGCGCCCTCGCAGTAGTTCATACTTCGGACACCGTCTCGGCTGTTTTGCTCGGCGCCCCGGGCTCCGCGTCAGCCAGCGTCACGATGCTCGACGGATACTCCATGGCAAAGAAAGGACAAGCGGCCCGGGCACTAACCCTGGCGTTCCTGTCCTCCATGGCCGGCGGCATCATCGGCGCCGTCGGCCTGACACTGGCCATCCCCTTGGCCAGGCCCCTCGTCCTTTCCTTCGCCAGTCCCGAACTTTTCATGCTGACCGTCCTTGGCGTATCTTTGGCGGCAGTCCTGTCACGGGGAAACATCATCAAGGGAGTCTCGGCAGGCCTCCTTGGCCTGATCCTGGGAATGGTTGGGACCTCGCCGACCACAGCCGAGGAACGCTTCACCTTCGGCAGCCTGTTCCTCGGCGACGGCCTGTCTCTCGTCGCCGTTGCGCTGGGCATCTTCGGCCTGGCCGAAATCGCATCCCGTGCCAGCCAGCGCCGCGGACAGAAGGAAACCATCAGCCTTGGTGGCGGATGGGGCCAGGGCATCCGGGAATGGCTTACCCACTGGACCCAGGTCATCCGCGGCGCCCTCATCGGTATCTGGGCAGGCGTCCTGCCCGGCGTCGGCGCCACCGCCGGAACCTGGATGGCCTACGGCCAGGCCGTCGCAACCGCCAAAGACAAGCGCCAGTTCGGCAAGGGAGACCCCCGCGGCATTGTCGGCCCCGAAAGCGCCAACAACTCGGTGGAAGCCGGCGATCTGATCCCCACCCTCCTCTTCGGCATCCCCGGCGGTGTCCCGTCAGCGATGCTCCTGGGCATGCTCCTTACCTACGGCATCCAGCCAGGACCTTCCATCATCACCGAACACCTCGACCTGATGTACCTGATCGTCTGGTCCTTCGCGATCGCTTCGATCCTTGGCGCGCTGCTCTGCTTCCTCAGCGTCAAACAGCTCGCAAAACTGACCAAGGTCCCCTTCGCCGTCCTGGCAGCAGGCCTCGTAGCCATCATGCTCCTGGGCTCATTCCAGGAAGGCGGCCAGCTCGGCGACCTCTGGATCATGATCATCCTCGGCGCCTTCGGTTGGCTGCTGAAATCGACGGGGTTCCCCCGGGCACCGTTCCTCATCGGCTTCGTCCTGGCCATTCCGCTGGAACGCTACTACTTCCTCACCGACAGCCTCTACGAAGGCTTCGACTGGATGGCCCGCCCCGGCGTCATGGTCTTCCTGGCAATCCTGATCCTGCCGATGATCTGGGCGTTCATCAAGTTCATCCGCGCCCGCCGACGCACCAACACTGACGATGGCCACCGGGACGAACAGCCCGAGGACGACGAAGCTCCGCTGAAGAATTCAGCCTGGTCCCTCACAGCATCAGGAATCTTCTTCATCGCCTTCGCCGCCGCCTTAATCTCGTCCGCCTCATTCTCACCGGAAGCCAGACTGGTCCCCCAGCTGGTGAGCACCGGAGGCCTGGTCTTCTCCGGCATCCTGCTCTTCATTGAGATCCGGACAAGGCTTCGTGGCAGAACCCCGAAGGCAGACGAGACCCTTGCTCAGGAGGCAGAGGGCATCCTTGACACACAGCCCGCGAAGGCAGGTTGGACCCTTGACGCAAAGTTCGCGTTGAAGACCTTCCTATGGATGACAGGCTTCCTGGCTCTCACGGCCGCCTTCGGATACCTGATTGCAGTCACGATCTTCATCCCGGCCTTCCTCCTGATAGTCGCAAGGGCCCGGCTCAAGGTCGCGATCATCTACACCGGCGTCCTGTACGTCGTGCTCCTGGCACTGCCCTCGCTCCTGCCGATTGACCTGCCGCAGGGCTGGCTCAACACCCTCGTCTAG
- a CDS encoding PrpF domain-containing protein codes for MYKIPAAWMRGGTSKCWVFEWDNLQVPGKSVDEVLLRLFGSPDHRQIDGVGGGTSTTSKAVILSRSLTDGADVDYTFAQVAIDEQKVDWGSNCGNCSAVVAPYAIQRGWVVPGEEVTTVRTLNTNTDQLILQKIPTPGGKLQDPGTQVIPGVPFPGLSVGMGFLDPAGRTTGKLFPTGEPVEKVTFDGREVAATLIDAGAPLIILDAESIGLTGKETAAEIDGQASLLVHLDDVRRDAAVRMGLASTRAEAARAIPKLALVGRAGQDDEADLNVRMLSMGRLHPALAITGSVALTMAAQHEGTVVRDLLTTDPSSGMIMRTPAGIVQTWAEIRDGVPVVGTIRSARLIADAELLLPESW; via the coding sequence ATGTACAAGATCCCAGCAGCATGGATGCGGGGCGGAACCAGCAAGTGCTGGGTGTTCGAATGGGACAACCTTCAGGTCCCCGGGAAAAGCGTGGACGAAGTTCTCCTGCGTCTCTTTGGCAGCCCCGACCACCGTCAGATCGACGGCGTGGGAGGCGGAACCTCCACGACAAGCAAGGCGGTCATCCTGTCCCGCTCACTCACCGACGGGGCCGACGTCGACTACACGTTTGCACAGGTGGCCATCGACGAGCAGAAGGTGGACTGGGGCAGTAACTGCGGCAACTGCTCGGCCGTTGTCGCACCCTACGCCATCCAGCGCGGTTGGGTTGTTCCCGGCGAGGAGGTCACCACTGTACGGACGCTGAACACCAATACCGATCAGCTCATCCTGCAGAAGATTCCGACGCCGGGCGGGAAGCTTCAGGATCCGGGCACCCAGGTGATTCCCGGCGTTCCGTTCCCGGGGCTGTCGGTCGGTATGGGATTCCTGGATCCCGCCGGGAGAACCACCGGGAAGCTGTTCCCCACCGGTGAACCGGTGGAGAAGGTGACATTCGATGGGCGCGAAGTTGCGGCCACCCTTATTGATGCCGGCGCTCCCCTGATCATCCTGGACGCTGAATCGATCGGCCTCACCGGCAAAGAGACCGCCGCGGAGATCGATGGCCAGGCTTCACTCCTCGTGCATTTGGACGACGTTCGTAGAGACGCCGCCGTGCGCATGGGCCTTGCGTCCACAAGGGCCGAAGCGGCGCGGGCGATACCGAAGCTGGCGCTGGTCGGCAGGGCGGGCCAGGACGATGAAGCTGACCTCAACGTGAGAATGCTGTCCATGGGCAGGCTCCATCCGGCCTTGGCCATCACAGGAAGCGTGGCGCTGACCATGGCCGCGCAGCATGAAGGCACCGTAGTCAGGGACCTCCTCACAACTGATCCTTCCTCCGGCATGATCATGCGGACCCCCGCCGGCATCGTCCAGACCTGGGCGGAAATTCGCGACGGCGTGCCCGTCGTCGGAACCATTCGGAGTGCCCGCCTCATCGCGGACGCCGAACTGCTGCTTCCAGAGTCCTGGTAA
- a CDS encoding Bug family tripartite tricarboxylate transporter substrate binding protein produces MTSNKSSLEPPGLSPEGIDVQTEQSEQPEPPKHSRRTILTAVGAFALLGTATTVLGGSLLNPPSSTEDGDFSGETLEFLIPLASGGGTDTWARFIGTELTNYVPGRPGFAPVNEAGGEGILGTNRFARSAKTDGTEILVGTASTVVPWVLGRSAVKYSFEDLKPVVVNGTGGVIYARAEAGVAGVQDLINRDQPLEFGGISATGLDITTLVAFDLLEADVTSTFGFEGRGPVNLALQRGEIDLDYQTTSAYGSAVAGIVKEGKAVVLMSFGQLNEAGDVIRDPNFPDVPTVAEAYETLHGKKPSGEKYEAYKTLLGLTYTYQKGLWVPQETPEKAYELLRQSSEKLGTDAGFQEKAAKVLGGYPLVADPGTADRVRDAYKVSGSVRSYVTGLLADKYNIHVE; encoded by the coding sequence ATGACGAGCAACAAGTCATCCTTGGAGCCGCCCGGACTCTCCCCGGAAGGCATCGACGTGCAGACCGAGCAAAGCGAACAGCCTGAACCGCCCAAGCACTCCCGGCGGACCATCCTCACGGCTGTCGGCGCGTTCGCACTGCTGGGCACCGCAACCACTGTCTTGGGCGGAAGCTTGCTGAACCCACCCTCAAGCACCGAAGACGGCGATTTCAGCGGCGAAACCCTTGAATTCCTGATCCCCCTGGCGTCAGGGGGTGGAACGGATACCTGGGCTCGGTTCATTGGGACGGAGCTGACAAACTACGTTCCCGGTCGACCGGGTTTTGCGCCCGTGAACGAGGCCGGCGGCGAAGGCATTCTGGGCACCAACCGGTTCGCCCGCTCAGCCAAGACCGACGGCACCGAGATCCTGGTCGGCACTGCATCAACCGTCGTGCCGTGGGTGCTGGGACGTTCGGCCGTGAAGTACTCCTTCGAAGACCTCAAGCCTGTCGTTGTGAACGGTACTGGCGGAGTCATCTACGCCCGGGCCGAAGCCGGTGTGGCCGGTGTGCAGGACCTCATCAACAGGGACCAGCCGCTCGAGTTCGGCGGGATCAGCGCCACGGGCCTGGACATCACCACCCTGGTAGCCTTCGACCTGCTTGAAGCCGACGTGACAAGCACCTTCGGGTTCGAGGGCCGGGGCCCGGTGAACCTGGCGCTTCAGCGCGGGGAGATCGACCTGGACTACCAGACGACCTCCGCCTACGGCTCCGCCGTCGCAGGCATCGTCAAGGAAGGCAAAGCCGTTGTCCTGATGTCCTTCGGCCAGCTCAACGAAGCCGGGGACGTCATCCGTGACCCCAACTTCCCCGACGTGCCGACTGTGGCAGAAGCATACGAAACGCTCCACGGGAAGAAGCCCTCGGGCGAAAAATACGAGGCCTACAAGACCCTGCTTGGACTGACCTACACCTACCAAAAAGGACTCTGGGTTCCACAAGAGACCCCGGAGAAGGCCTACGAGCTGCTACGCCAGTCCAGCGAAAAACTGGGCACTGATGCAGGATTCCAAGAAAAGGCCGCCAAAGTCCTCGGCGGCTACCCCCTGGTTGCGGACCCCGGCACAGCCGACCGCGTCCGGGATGCCTACAAAGTCAGCGGCTCCGTCCGGTCCTATGTCACAGGGCTGCTCGCGGACAAATACAACATTCACGTTGAGTAA
- a CDS encoding cupin domain-containing protein: MRPYVYVPAAKITGELEPNGHRAGYDSGDPKTAILKFDSGFQTGVWECQPGGWNITPREDTEVCYIVSGRVTVTDGATGNVHEVSAGDVVVQPKGWSGRWEVTETIRKVYTHGFD; the protein is encoded by the coding sequence ATGCGTCCATACGTATACGTCCCTGCAGCCAAAATTACCGGTGAGCTGGAGCCCAACGGCCACCGTGCCGGCTATGACTCGGGTGACCCTAAAACGGCGATCCTGAAGTTCGACTCCGGTTTCCAGACTGGCGTCTGGGAGTGCCAGCCCGGCGGCTGGAACATCACCCCCCGCGAGGACACCGAGGTTTGCTACATCGTCAGCGGCCGCGTGACCGTCACGGATGGCGCCACCGGCAACGTCCACGAGGTCTCCGCCGGCGACGTTGTGGTCCAGCCCAAGGGCTGGTCGGGCCGCTGGGAGGTCACCGAGACCATCCGCAAGGTGTACACCCACGGCTTCGACTGA
- a CDS encoding universal stress protein: MTVLVAYAPAPEGREALTEGIKEAHLRKSDLLIVNVGRGHHDLDAQELRELEGQLTDAGLALTIESSILADPGDAVIQIAQDRSAEMIVIGLRHRSMVGKLILGSTVQRILLDATCPVLAVRSDKL; encoded by the coding sequence ATGACTGTACTCGTAGCCTATGCACCCGCTCCCGAAGGCAGGGAGGCGCTGACTGAGGGGATTAAGGAAGCCCATCTTCGGAAATCAGACCTGCTCATCGTGAATGTCGGCCGTGGCCACCACGACCTGGACGCGCAGGAACTGCGGGAGTTGGAAGGCCAACTGACCGACGCCGGCCTGGCCCTGACCATCGAATCCTCGATCCTGGCAGATCCGGGGGACGCGGTCATCCAGATCGCACAGGACCGGAGCGCCGAAATGATTGTTATTGGACTGAGGCACCGGTCCATGGTGGGCAAGCTCATTCTGGGAAGCACCGTTCAGCGCATCCTGCTGGACGCCACCTGCCCCGTACTCGCCGTCCGGTCAGACAAACTCTGA
- a CDS encoding NAD-dependent succinate-semialdehyde dehydrogenase → MSLSFDPTTLHTDLFIDGAWRKASNGATFAVENPATNEIIAHVADGGPEDAALAIQAAGRAQAAWGKSTPRERADILRRAFELVIANTDRLAAIMTAEMGKPLAEAKGEVAYGAEMLRWFSEEAVRIGGDQTTSVDGNTRIMITKEPVGPSVLVTPWNFPLAMGARKIAPAVAAGCTMVFKPAELTPLTSLALVDIFQQAGLPDGVLNVVTTASAAPVVENWTSSGIARKISFTGSTGVGKILLRQASENVMRSSMELGGNAPFIVLADADIEKAVDGAMKAKMRNMGEACTAANRFFVHRSVLAEFSEKFAKKMSELQVGNGALAGTDVGPLIEQKGLDKVESLVADAVAKGARVLTGGNRPEGPGYFYTPTVLTDVTLDADLMNNEIFGPVAAITPFDSEDEVLHAANDTEWGLVGYVFTENMAKALRFSQELEVGMVGINTGLVSNPIAPFGGIKQSGLGREGGKIGIEEFLEYKYTAIAI, encoded by the coding sequence ATGAGTCTTTCCTTTGATCCCACCACTCTTCATACTGACTTGTTCATCGACGGTGCCTGGCGGAAGGCCTCCAACGGCGCCACATTCGCCGTGGAAAACCCGGCAACGAATGAAATCATCGCCCACGTCGCCGACGGCGGACCCGAGGATGCAGCCCTGGCCATCCAGGCCGCCGGCCGGGCCCAGGCAGCCTGGGGCAAGTCCACCCCGCGGGAACGGGCAGACATCCTGCGCCGGGCCTTCGAGCTGGTCATCGCCAACACCGACCGGCTCGCCGCGATCATGACCGCCGAAATGGGCAAACCCCTCGCCGAAGCCAAGGGCGAGGTAGCCTACGGCGCCGAGATGCTGCGCTGGTTCTCCGAAGAAGCCGTCCGCATCGGCGGGGACCAGACCACCTCGGTGGACGGCAACACCCGGATCATGATCACCAAGGAACCCGTCGGCCCTTCCGTGCTGGTCACGCCGTGGAACTTCCCGCTGGCCATGGGCGCCCGCAAGATCGCCCCCGCCGTCGCCGCCGGCTGCACCATGGTCTTCAAACCCGCGGAACTGACCCCGCTGACCTCCCTGGCCCTGGTGGACATCTTCCAGCAGGCAGGCCTGCCCGACGGGGTCCTGAACGTCGTCACCACCGCCAGCGCCGCCCCCGTGGTGGAGAACTGGACCAGCAGCGGCATCGCCCGCAAGATCAGCTTCACCGGCTCCACCGGCGTCGGCAAAATCCTGCTGCGCCAGGCATCCGAGAACGTCATGCGCTCCTCGATGGAACTGGGCGGCAACGCCCCCTTCATCGTCCTGGCCGACGCCGACATCGAAAAGGCCGTCGACGGGGCCATGAAAGCCAAAATGCGGAACATGGGCGAAGCCTGCACCGCCGCCAACCGCTTCTTCGTCCACCGCTCAGTGCTGGCCGAATTCTCCGAAAAGTTCGCCAAGAAAATGTCCGAACTCCAGGTCGGCAACGGCGCCCTGGCCGGAACCGACGTCGGTCCCCTGATCGAACAAAAGGGCCTGGACAAGGTCGAAAGCCTCGTCGCCGACGCCGTCGCCAAGGGCGCACGCGTCCTGACCGGCGGAAACCGCCCGGAAGGCCCTGGCTACTTCTACACCCCCACCGTCCTGACCGACGTGACCCTGGACGCGGACCTGATGAACAACGAGATCTTCGGCCCGGTCGCAGCCATCACCCCCTTCGACAGCGAAGATGAAGTGCTGCATGCAGCCAACGACACCGAATGGGGCCTGGTGGGCTACGTCTTCACCGAAAACATGGCCAAAGCCCTGCGGTTCTCCCAGGAACTCGAAGTAGGCATGGTGGGCATCAACACCGGCCTGGTCTCCAACCCGATAGCACCCTTCGGCGGCATCAAGCAGTCCGGACTGGGACGCGAAGGCGGCAAAATCGGCATCGAAGAATTCCTCGAGTACAAATACACCGCAATAGCCATCTAA
- a CDS encoding ABC transporter substrate-binding protein translates to MKTINKFQTAAAGLAVVLALSACGGAASSNAPAAELSKTQNTRDVSEGVQPDAAAVALLPESFKSKGEITVAMDLSSPPMTFLAEDNSTPIGLNPDLARLVAKKLGLKLKFENTAFDTIIPGIDGGRYDFTATTMSATEERLKVLDMINYLKGGSAVAVAKGNPNNLTNDTLCGKNIGVTKGSTQQLKHLPNVSKWTCEEKGQPAINAITLPNVQEALTQLDSKRIDGVFYDASALAWANEQQPDHFHILEPRMDTRTNTNVAMGVKKGSALTPALQKAIQSVLETPEYKESLEYWGLGESAITEAAIR, encoded by the coding sequence ATGAAGACCATCAATAAATTCCAGACGGCGGCTGCCGGGCTCGCCGTTGTATTGGCCTTGTCCGCTTGTGGCGGCGCGGCATCATCGAACGCCCCGGCCGCGGAACTTTCGAAGACGCAGAACACCCGGGACGTTTCTGAGGGTGTCCAGCCGGACGCGGCGGCGGTGGCGTTGTTGCCGGAGTCGTTCAAGTCCAAGGGCGAGATCACGGTGGCGATGGATCTGAGTTCCCCGCCGATGACGTTCCTGGCCGAGGATAACTCCACCCCGATCGGGCTGAACCCGGACCTTGCCCGGCTGGTGGCGAAGAAGCTGGGCCTGAAGCTGAAGTTCGAAAACACCGCGTTTGACACGATCATTCCCGGGATCGACGGCGGCCGGTACGACTTCACCGCCACCACGATGTCCGCCACCGAAGAGCGGCTCAAGGTCCTGGACATGATCAACTACCTCAAGGGCGGCTCGGCCGTCGCGGTAGCCAAGGGCAACCCGAACAACCTGACCAACGACACCCTGTGCGGGAAAAACATTGGCGTGACCAAGGGCTCCACCCAGCAGCTCAAGCACCTGCCGAACGTTTCGAAGTGGACCTGTGAGGAAAAGGGCCAGCCGGCCATCAACGCCATCACCCTGCCCAACGTCCAGGAAGCCCTGACGCAGCTGGACTCCAAGCGGATCGACGGGGTCTTCTACGACGCTTCCGCCCTGGCCTGGGCCAACGAACAGCAGCCGGACCACTTCCACATCCTGGAGCCCAGGATGGATACCCGCACCAACACCAACGTCGCGATGGGCGTCAAAAAAGGCTCAGCGCTGACCCCGGCCCTGCAAAAAGCCATCCAGTCCGTGCTGGAAACCCCCGAATACAAGGAATCCCTGGAGTACTGGGGCCTGGGCGAATCAGCCATCACCGAAGCCGCAATCCGCTAA
- a CDS encoding amino acid ABC transporter permease, with the protein MQQTTLERSGPGKNRTDPALKPRLKRRSTFEYVAWVLCSLIGIGILASVSTNPNFRWGVVAQYFTHESILRGLMLTLFLTFASMALGTLLGLGLAVMRASSIKPVAATAGVYITIFRGTPVLVQLIFWFNVAALYPNLSIGIPFTDIGTAIDVNALMAPITAALVGLTLNEGAYMAEIIRGGFSSVGKGQIEAADSLGMSAGTKMRKVIIPQAMPSIIPATGNQVIGMFKGTSLVSVLGVAELLQSAQLIYARTYETIPLLIVASLWYLVMTLLLSYPQSKLEEKYSRSTSRLPRKAKKAVVLTEPEEGNLR; encoded by the coding sequence ATGCAGCAAACAACTCTTGAACGAAGCGGACCCGGCAAGAACCGGACCGACCCGGCGCTGAAACCACGGCTCAAACGGCGCAGCACCTTCGAATACGTCGCCTGGGTACTGTGCTCCCTGATCGGCATCGGCATCCTGGCCTCGGTCTCGACCAACCCGAACTTCAGGTGGGGCGTCGTCGCCCAATACTTCACCCACGAATCCATCCTGCGCGGGCTGATGCTCACGCTCTTCCTGACCTTCGCCAGCATGGCCCTGGGCACCCTGCTGGGCCTGGGCCTGGCCGTCATGCGGGCCTCCAGCATCAAACCCGTCGCCGCGACCGCCGGGGTCTACATCACCATCTTCCGCGGCACCCCGGTCCTAGTGCAGCTGATCTTCTGGTTCAACGTCGCCGCACTGTATCCGAACCTGTCCATCGGAATCCCGTTCACCGACATCGGCACCGCGATCGACGTCAACGCCCTGATGGCACCCATCACCGCAGCCCTGGTCGGGCTGACCCTGAACGAGGGCGCCTACATGGCCGAGATCATCCGCGGCGGGTTCTCCTCCGTCGGCAAGGGCCAGATCGAAGCCGCAGACTCCCTCGGGATGAGCGCCGGGACGAAGATGCGCAAGGTCATCATCCCGCAGGCGATGCCCTCGATCATCCCGGCCACCGGCAACCAGGTCATCGGCATGTTCAAGGGAACCTCCCTCGTCAGCGTCCTGGGTGTGGCCGAACTGCTCCAAAGCGCCCAACTCATCTACGCCCGGACCTACGAGACCATCCCGCTGCTGATCGTCGCCAGCCTCTGGTACCTGGTGATGACCCTGCTGCTGAGCTACCCGCAGTCCAAGCTCGAGGAAAAATACTCCCGCTCAACCTCCAGGCTTCCCCGCAAGGCCAAGAAAGCGGTTGTGCTGACAGAACCGGAAGAAGGTAACCTCCGATGA
- the solA gene encoding N-methyl-L-tryptophan oxidase — MDGKLAIIGLGSIGSMALWQASRLSENVAGFEAHTPAHGRSAVGGDTRLFRMIYRGNPNLYPILERSRQLWAELEAETGQNILTHTGGLSIGTKNGPYLSALLETTQQTGAEHEILSREQMAQRYPQHNLRPDDIAVYDPHAGALRTDRAVTAAITAAQTNGATIHTNTPIDAITETTDGVHITSGEKSWTYENVIISSGGWSQRLMPESLRAHTQPNRVFLTWFVAKDPAQFSPERFPVFIRISGDHSMYGAPAVDGATVKATLDFRPTPTENPDAVPRELTLAEVAETTETVSEFFPGLYPNIVRSDAFPDLFTTDRSPLVGRFSEGSRIYCATGFSGGGFKNATGYGQIAAYEALGKRTFDGLDFVRPQRFKTG; from the coding sequence ATGGACGGAAAACTCGCCATCATCGGCCTGGGCAGCATCGGCTCCATGGCCCTCTGGCAAGCCAGCCGTCTGTCCGAAAACGTGGCCGGCTTCGAGGCCCACACCCCCGCCCACGGCCGCAGCGCCGTGGGCGGGGACACCCGGCTCTTCCGCATGATCTACCGCGGCAACCCCAACCTCTACCCCATCCTGGAACGCTCCCGCCAGCTCTGGGCCGAACTCGAAGCCGAAACCGGCCAAAACATCCTCACCCACACCGGCGGACTCTCCATCGGCACCAAAAACGGCCCCTACCTGTCAGCCCTCCTGGAAACCACCCAACAAACCGGGGCCGAGCACGAAATCCTCAGCCGCGAACAAATGGCCCAACGCTACCCCCAGCACAACCTCCGCCCGGACGACATCGCCGTCTACGACCCCCACGCCGGTGCCCTGCGCACCGACCGCGCCGTCACGGCCGCCATCACCGCAGCCCAAACCAACGGCGCAACCATCCACACCAACACCCCCATCGACGCCATCACCGAAACCACCGACGGCGTCCACATCACCTCCGGCGAGAAGTCCTGGACCTACGAAAACGTCATCATCTCCTCCGGCGGCTGGTCCCAGCGGCTGATGCCGGAGTCCCTGCGGGCGCACACCCAGCCGAACAGGGTCTTCCTGACCTGGTTCGTCGCCAAAGATCCGGCACAGTTTTCGCCGGAGCGGTTCCCCGTCTTCATCCGGATCTCCGGAGACCACTCCATGTATGGCGCACCGGCCGTCGACGGCGCCACGGTCAAGGCAACCTTGGACTTCCGCCCGACCCCGACCGAGAACCCCGACGCAGTTCCCCGGGAACTTACTCTGGCAGAGGTCGCCGAGACAACCGAGACGGTGAGCGAGTTCTTCCCGGGCCTGTACCCCAACATCGTGCGGTCGGACGCGTTTCCTGACCTCTTTACCACCGACCGCAGCCCATTGGTCGGGCGGTTCAGCGAAGGAAGCAGGATCTACTGCGCCACGGGATTCTCCGGCGGCGGCTTCAAAAATGCCACCGGCTACGGCCAGATCGCCGCATACGAAGCCCTCGGTAAACGCACCTTTGACGGCCTGGACTTCGTCCGGCCCCAACGATTCAAAACCGGCTAA
- a CDS encoding amino acid ABC transporter ATP-binding protein: MSNDGTILAQKIRKSFGPKTVLKDINLDIASGEICCIIGPSGSGKSTILRCINGLETVDSGILKVNGEDFGYYETEHAYHALPPKKLAEQRTRVGMVFQSFNLFPNMTALENIMSGPVLVKGADKKQAAKRAQELLASVGLAGFGDYYPAQLSGGQQQRVAIARSLAMDPEIMLFDEPTSALDPEKVGEVLTVMKQLAKKGMTMVVVTHEMGFAREVADSLIFMDDGYVIERGDAREVLTNPKEARTQAFLEQVL, translated from the coding sequence ATGAGCAACGACGGCACCATCCTCGCCCAGAAGATCCGCAAGTCCTTCGGACCCAAAACAGTCCTCAAAGACATCAACCTCGACATCGCCAGCGGCGAGATCTGCTGCATCATCGGCCCCAGCGGCTCCGGCAAATCCACCATCCTGCGCTGCATCAACGGCCTGGAAACAGTGGACTCCGGAATCCTGAAAGTCAACGGCGAAGACTTCGGCTACTACGAAACCGAGCACGCCTACCACGCACTGCCACCCAAAAAACTGGCCGAACAACGCACCAGGGTGGGCATGGTCTTCCAGTCCTTCAACCTCTTCCCCAACATGACCGCCCTGGAGAACATCATGTCCGGCCCCGTCCTGGTCAAAGGCGCTGACAAGAAGCAGGCCGCCAAACGGGCGCAGGAACTCCTCGCCAGCGTCGGCCTGGCCGGGTTCGGAGACTACTACCCCGCCCAACTCTCCGGCGGCCAGCAACAACGCGTCGCGATCGCCCGCTCCCTGGCGATGGACCCGGAGATCATGCTCTTCGACGAACCGACCTCAGCCCTTGACCCGGAAAAGGTCGGTGAAGTCCTCACCGTCATGAAACAGCTCGCCAAGAAGGGCATGACCATGGTGGTGGTCACCCACGAAATGGGCTTCGCCCGCGAAGTCGCCGACTCGCTGATCTTCATGGACGACGGCTACGTCATCGAACGTGGCGACGCCCGCGAAGTCCTCACCAACCCGAAGGAAGCCCGCACCCAGGCCTTCCTGGAACAGGTCCTCTAA